A genomic stretch from Rhodomicrobium vannielii ATCC 17100 includes:
- the greA gene encoding transcription elongation factor GreA yields the protein MSEKVPMTAQGHAALEAELRILRSVERQRIIKAIAEARSHGDLSENAEYHAAKEAQGMNEAKVADLEDKLSRAEVIDISKLSGETVKFGATVTLVDEDTEEEVKYQIVGDLEADVRNGKVSIGSPIARALIGKKAGDSVEVNTPRGAKSYEILKVEFLG from the coding sequence ATGAGCGAAAAAGTGCCGATGACTGCCCAGGGGCATGCAGCGCTTGAGGCCGAGCTTAGAATTTTGAGGAGCGTCGAGCGGCAGCGCATCATCAAGGCCATTGCTGAGGCGCGGTCGCATGGCGACCTGTCCGAAAATGCGGAATATCATGCCGCGAAGGAAGCGCAGGGCATGAACGAGGCGAAGGTCGCCGATCTTGAGGACAAACTCAGCCGGGCCGAGGTGATCGACATCTCCAAGCTTTCCGGCGAGACCGTGAAGTTTGGCGCGACGGTGACGCTCGTCGACGAGGACACCGAGGAAGAGGTGAAATATCAGATCGTCGGCGATCTCGAAGCCGATGTTCGGAACGGAAAGGTTTCCATCGGCTCGCCAATCGCGCGCGCGCTCATCGGCAAGAAGGCGGGCGATTCGGTAGAGGTGAACACGCCACGCGGCGCGAAGTCTTACGAGATTTTGAAAGTCGAATTTCTCGGCTGA
- the trxB gene encoding thioredoxin-disulfide reductase, with translation MAARHHRVFIVGSGPAGYTAAIYAARAMLKPLLIEGMQPGGQLTTTTEVENYPGFAEPIQGPWLMEQMRAQALHVGAEIVQDLITSVDFSRLPLVLNGDSGTTYRAESVIISTGAQARWLGIPSEQHYRGYGVSACATCDGFFYRGKDVLVIGGGNTAVEEALFLTKFAKSVTVAHRRDSFRAEKILQNRLFSNPKVKVLWNTVLNEVVGNDNPKAVTGARLRDTVTGEATLLPMDGIFIAIGHAPATEIFKGQLDTTSGGYLVTAAKSTATNVAGVFAAGDVTDDIYRQAVTAAGMGCMAALDAERYLASLETLAQAAE, from the coding sequence ATGGCGGCACGTCATCACAGGGTTTTCATCGTCGGGTCGGGTCCTGCGGGATACACTGCGGCGATCTATGCGGCGCGGGCGATGCTGAAGCCGCTGCTGATCGAGGGCATGCAGCCCGGGGGCCAGCTCACAACCACCACCGAGGTAGAAAATTATCCGGGCTTCGCCGAGCCGATCCAGGGGCCGTGGCTCATGGAGCAGATGCGCGCGCAGGCGCTGCATGTCGGCGCGGAGATCGTCCAGGATCTGATTACGTCGGTAGACTTTTCGCGCCTGCCGCTCGTGCTCAACGGCGACAGCGGCACCACCTATCGCGCCGAATCCGTCATCATATCGACCGGCGCACAGGCCCGCTGGCTCGGCATCCCGAGCGAGCAGCATTATCGCGGCTACGGCGTGTCCGCCTGCGCGACGTGCGACGGCTTCTTCTATCGTGGCAAGGACGTGCTCGTGATCGGCGGCGGCAACACGGCGGTCGAGGAAGCGCTGTTCCTTACGAAATTCGCGAAGAGCGTCACCGTGGCCCATCGCCGCGATTCCTTCCGCGCCGAGAAGATTCTCCAGAACCGCCTGTTTTCGAACCCGAAAGTGAAGGTGCTCTGGAACACCGTTCTCAATGAGGTTGTGGGTAATGACAACCCCAAGGCGGTGACAGGCGCGCGGCTTCGCGATACGGTGACGGGTGAGGCAACGCTGTTGCCGATGGATGGAATATTCATCGCCATAGGCCATGCTCCTGCGACAGAAATATTCAAAGGACAGCTCGATACGACGTCCGGCGGGTATCTCGTCACGGCGGCGAAGTCGACCGCCACGAATGTCGCGGGCGTCTTTGCGGCGGGCGACGTGACGGACGATATCTACCGTCAGGCCGTCACCGCAGCGGGGATGGGATGCATGGCGGCGCTCGACGCAGAGCGTTACCTCGCGAGTTTGGAAACACTGGCGCAAGCGGCCGAGTAA
- a CDS encoding sulfate adenylyltransferase subunit 1: MTERKTAPELNGIVRLLTCGSVDDGKSTLIGRLLWDASPLYDDQRDKLLKETASLHGASRPDFSRLVDGLVAEQEQGITIDIAWHYFDTPHRRVVIIDSPGHEQYTRNMATGASHADVAVLLVDAQAGIKRQTRRHLAILDLAGVRKVVLAVNKMDLIGWDKERFDAIVDDFVSSVARFPRLSWIAIPVSALNGDNVATRSQAMDWYKGPTFVEHLETVGSRADNAHESFRMPVQIVLRDGKGFRGFGGRITAGTIHVGDAVSDALSGRSSTIASIRTMDGDLEAARSGQSVVIELADHIDVSRGSVLTTEKGEVRTGRRLEARIVWLANEPYSNTQGYLLRTATDMVPVVSLKILGRLDLDTLELNAAATLEPNGIAEARIDLARAIAADRFTDHRGTGAFVLVDAVTGAAVAGGVIREVSAGVAADKGAFLLSSELLWRGLCSDLANADDTDGEFRRRANEVAIILRAAGVPVEFAA, from the coding sequence GTGACTGAGCGCAAGACTGCCCCGGAATTGAACGGCATCGTCCGCCTTCTCACCTGCGGTTCCGTGGATGACGGCAAGTCCACGCTCATAGGCCGCCTTTTGTGGGATGCCTCGCCGCTTTACGACGACCAGCGCGACAAGCTCCTCAAGGAGACGGCGAGCCTCCACGGCGCGAGCCGGCCTGACTTCAGCCGCCTCGTCGACGGCCTCGTCGCCGAGCAGGAGCAGGGCATCACCATCGACATCGCGTGGCACTATTTCGACACACCGCATCGCCGCGTCGTCATCATCGACTCGCCGGGCCACGAGCAATATACGCGCAACATGGCGACGGGTGCGTCGCATGCCGACGTTGCGGTGCTACTCGTCGACGCGCAGGCGGGCATCAAGCGGCAGACGCGCCGCCATCTCGCGATCCTCGACCTCGCGGGCGTTCGCAAGGTGGTGCTCGCGGTCAACAAGATGGACCTGATCGGCTGGGACAAGGAGCGCTTCGACGCCATCGTCGACGACTTCGTGAGTTCGGTCGCGCGTTTCCCGCGGCTGTCGTGGATCGCGATCCCGGTTTCCGCGCTGAACGGCGACAACGTCGCGACGCGCTCGCAGGCGATGGATTGGTACAAGGGACCGACGTTCGTCGAGCACCTTGAAACGGTTGGCTCCCGTGCGGACAACGCGCATGAGTCGTTCCGCATGCCGGTGCAGATCGTGCTGCGCGACGGAAAAGGCTTTCGCGGCTTTGGCGGCCGCATCACAGCGGGCACCATCCATGTCGGCGATGCTGTCTCGGATGCGCTTTCCGGCCGGTCGAGCACCATCGCCAGCATCCGCACGATGGACGGAGACCTCGAAGCGGCGCGCAGCGGTCAATCGGTGGTGATCGAGCTTGCCGATCATATCGATGTGAGCCGTGGCAGCGTGCTGACGACCGAAAAGGGCGAGGTGCGGACCGGGCGCAGGCTCGAAGCGCGCATCGTCTGGCTTGCGAACGAGCCGTACTCCAACACGCAGGGCTATCTGCTGCGGACCGCCACGGACATGGTTCCGGTGGTCTCGCTGAAGATCCTTGGCCGCCTCGATCTCGACACGCTGGAACTGAACGCGGCCGCCACGCTTGAGCCGAACGGCATTGCGGAGGCGCGCATCGATCTCGCCCGCGCCATCGCGGCCGATCGCTTCACCGACCATCGCGGCACCGGCGCGTTCGTGCTGGTCGATGCGGTGACGGGCGCGGCTGTTGCGGGCGGCGTCATCCGCGAGGTGAGCGCGGGGGTTGCGGCCGACAAGGGCGCGTTCCTTCTGTCGAGCGAATTGTTGTGGCGCGGCTTGTGCTCCGACCTTGCCAATGCCGATGATACAGACGGCGAGTTCCGCCGCCGCGCGAATGAGGTGGCGATCATACTGCGCGCGGCCGGTGTCCCTGTGGAGTTTGCGGCTTAG
- the cysD gene encoding sulfate adenylyltransferase subunit CysD — protein MTKPLSHLDLLEAESIAILRESAAQFKKLVFLYSAGKDSTALLHLARKAFWPQKPPFPLLHVDTTWEFKEVIEFRDRTAERFGLDLLVHINEDGVARNINPVDYSPSVYTDVMKTVALRQALDKYGFDAAIGGARRDEEASRAKERVFSLRSAGYRWDPRKQRPEMWNILNGRLGQGETMRIFPLSNWTEKDVWRYVAREKLDVVPLYFAKERPAIERDGQVFVIGDDRPFLKPGETPRPIKVRFRTLGCWPVTAADKSDASDIDAVLAETLAARNSERQGRLIDHDTVGAMERKKEEGYF, from the coding sequence ATGACCAAGCCTCTGTCCCATCTCGACCTGCTCGAAGCGGAAAGCATCGCGATTCTCCGCGAATCCGCCGCGCAATTCAAAAAGCTCGTATTCCTTTATTCGGCGGGCAAGGACTCGACCGCGCTTCTTCATCTCGCGCGCAAGGCGTTCTGGCCGCAAAAGCCGCCCTTTCCGCTGCTCCATGTCGATACGACGTGGGAGTTCAAGGAAGTGATCGAGTTTCGCGACCGCACCGCCGAGCGCTTCGGCCTCGATCTTCTCGTGCACATCAACGAGGATGGCGTCGCGCGCAACATCAACCCGGTCGATTATTCGCCGTCGGTTTATACCGACGTGATGAAGACGGTTGCGCTCCGTCAGGCGCTCGACAAATACGGCTTCGACGCGGCAATCGGCGGCGCGCGCCGCGACGAGGAAGCCTCTCGCGCGAAGGAACGCGTCTTCTCGCTGCGTTCGGCCGGTTACCGCTGGGATCCGCGCAAGCAGCGTCCCGAGATGTGGAACATTCTCAACGGCCGCCTCGGGCAGGGCGAGACGATGCGCATTTTCCCGCTGTCGAACTGGACCGAAAAAGACGTATGGCGCTACGTCGCCCGCGAGAAGCTCGATGTCGTGCCGCTTTATTTCGCGAAGGAGCGCCCCGCGATCGAGCGCGACGGACAGGTTTTCGTCATCGGCGACGACCGTCCGTTCCTGAAGCCAGGCGAGACGCCGCGTCCGATCAAGGTCCGTTTCCGCACACTCGGATGTTGGCCGGTCACTGCCGCCGACAAGTCCGACGCCTCGGACATCGACGCTGTGCTCGCCGAAACGCTGGCCGCGCGCAACTCCGAACGCCAGGGCCGCCTCATCGACCACGACACAGTCGGCGCAATGGAGCGCAAGAAGGAAGAAGGATACTTCTGA
- a CDS encoding glutamine synthetase family protein — MSGSLLPLPEGTHTIVLGVGDVNGVMRGKRIPASNWATTCEDGKAICAAIFALDMTSDIWDTPFCSFDNGYPDVHLFPLAAPPVAVPWEPGVAITLGRTETLDHKPVPIDPRVALLTQVERAARLGLTIEVGTELEFYLLDPETKRPKDKGISVYGIGRSAQFEPVLGPIRRHLEAIGIPIEQSNPEYAPGRVEVNIRHAGALTGADRVVLFRTAIKEIAALHGYLATFMAKPFIDQSGSGFHAHYSVWREGVNLFADGGRLSRFGRSFLAGLERRIAESALAVSTTPNAFRRRRPYTFCPTNVSWGFDNRTIAFRVIEGKDHQVRIEKRDGSADANPYYLLAADIAAGLDGIEEGLELTSAPISSNAYEQPDLPPLPRDLPTAVRLARSSEFLRRVIGEDRLSILVRQAEREIDFLEAQVTPVETKRYLVNF; from the coding sequence ATGTCCGGTTCTTTACTGCCGCTGCCCGAGGGAACGCACACCATCGTGCTGGGCGTAGGCGATGTGAATGGCGTCATGCGCGGCAAGCGCATTCCCGCGAGCAATTGGGCGACAACCTGCGAAGACGGCAAAGCCATCTGTGCCGCGATCTTCGCCCTGGACATGACGAGCGACATCTGGGACACGCCTTTTTGCTCCTTCGATAACGGATACCCGGACGTCCACCTGTTTCCACTTGCCGCGCCGCCGGTGGCGGTGCCGTGGGAGCCGGGCGTAGCCATCACATTGGGCCGCACCGAAACCCTTGATCACAAACCCGTACCGATCGACCCACGCGTTGCGCTTCTGACCCAAGTCGAGCGCGCTGCGCGCCTCGGGCTGACCATCGAAGTAGGAACCGAACTCGAGTTTTATCTCCTCGATCCCGAGACGAAACGGCCGAAGGACAAGGGCATCTCGGTTTACGGCATCGGCCGCTCGGCGCAGTTCGAGCCGGTGCTCGGGCCGATCCGCAGGCACCTCGAAGCGATCGGCATTCCGATCGAACAATCGAACCCCGAATATGCGCCGGGACGGGTGGAAGTTAACATTCGCCACGCCGGTGCGCTCACCGGGGCGGACCGGGTGGTCCTGTTCCGAACCGCGATCAAGGAAATCGCCGCACTTCATGGCTATCTCGCCACTTTCATGGCCAAGCCTTTCATTGACCAGTCGGGCAGCGGCTTCCACGCGCACTATTCGGTCTGGCGGGAGGGCGTGAACCTATTCGCTGACGGGGGCCGCTTGTCCAGATTCGGCCGCTCGTTTCTCGCCGGTCTGGAGCGCCGCATCGCGGAGTCTGCGCTCGCCGTTTCGACCACGCCCAACGCCTTCCGGCGGCGGCGCCCTTATACCTTCTGCCCGACCAACGTCAGTTGGGGCTTTGACAATCGAACGATCGCGTTCCGGGTCATCGAAGGCAAGGATCATCAGGTCCGCATCGAGAAGCGTGACGGCTCTGCCGACGCCAACCCGTATTATCTGCTCGCCGCCGATATCGCCGCGGGGCTCGACGGCATCGAGGAAGGGCTGGAACTGACAAGCGCTCCGATTTCCAGCAACGCTTATGAGCAGCCCGACCTGCCGCCGCTTCCCCGCGATCTGCCAACGGCCGTGAGACTTGCCAGATCTTCCGAGTTCCTTAGGCGGGTGATTGGGGAGGACCGCCTTTCCATTCTCGTGCGTCAGGCCGAGCGCGAAATCGATTTTCTCGAGGCGCAGGTAACGCCCGTCGAGACAAAGCGATATCTCGTCAATTTCTGA
- the carB gene encoding carbamoyl-phosphate synthase large subunit has product MPKRTDIDSILIIGAGPIVIGQACEFDYSGTQACKALRQEGYRIILVNSNPATIMTDPDLAHATYIEPITPDMVTKVIERERREHPDERMALLPTMGGQTALNTALKLARDGVLDRFGIELIGANADAIDKAEDRQLFREAMKKIGLATPKSRLAQTLQEAIDALEHVPLPAIIRPSFTLGGTGGGIAYNREEYLHICERGLEASPTTQILVEESVLGWKEYEMEVVRDKKDNCIIICSIENVDPMGVHTGDSITVAPALTLTDREYQIMRNASIAVLREIGVETGGSNVQFAVNPADGKLVVIEMNPRVSRSSALASKATGFPIAKVAAKLAVGYTLDELDNDITKGATPASFEPTIDYVVTKIPRFAFEKFPGAPTTLTTSMKSVGEAMAIGRTFHESLQKALRSLETGLTGLDDYLLEGLGKGDDKNVIREALGTPSPDRLLKVAQALRMGVDHEQIHALCRIDPWFIERLQEIVDVEAKVREHGLPQTERSFRELKAMGFSDARLAALSGLTEAEVAEKRCALKVFPVYKRIDTCAAEFPSPTPYMYSTYESPLAGREMCEAAPSAREKIIILGSGPNRIGQGIEFDYCCCHAAFSLSKAGYETIMVNCNPETVSTDYDTSDRLYFEPLTPEDVLAIIEKEASNGKLKGVIVQFGGQTPLKLAQTLADRGVPILGTSPDAIDLAEDRDRFKALVEKLNLRQPQNGIAYSIEQALAASEAIGFPIVVRPSYVLGGRAMAIIPNQASLKDYFDTTLAAFVPPDVHHRFGGNRHAEVNAVLAKNALLLDSYVRDATEVDVDAISDGTDVFIAGVMEHIEEAGVHSGDSACSLPPHSLCEKTLRELERQTADIARALNVVGLMNIQYAVKDGDVYVLEVNPRASRTVPFVAKVIGYPVAAIAARVMAGEKLADMNLKHRANVQHVGVKEAVFPFERFPEIDPVLGPEMRSTGEVMGIDKTYAVAFAKAQLASGSRLPTAGTLFVSVKESDKHRIVQPVRDLVEMGFKVLATRGTARHLEAQGIPCTRINKVLEGRPNIVDAMKNREVDLVFNTTEGAKALADSSTIRRTALMYKIPYYTTIAGALAVTKSVAAMRAGILEVQPLQKYIA; this is encoded by the coding sequence ATGCCCAAACGCACAGATATAGACTCCATCCTCATCATTGGGGCTGGCCCGATTGTTATCGGCCAGGCCTGTGAATTCGACTATTCCGGCACGCAAGCCTGCAAGGCTCTGCGGCAGGAGGGATATCGAATCATCCTCGTGAATTCGAACCCCGCCACGATCATGACCGACCCCGATCTGGCGCACGCCACCTATATCGAGCCGATCACGCCCGACATGGTGACGAAGGTGATCGAGCGGGAACGCCGCGAACACCCGGACGAGCGCATGGCCTTGCTGCCCACGATGGGCGGCCAGACCGCGCTCAACACCGCGCTGAAGCTTGCGCGTGACGGCGTGCTCGATCGCTTCGGCATCGAACTGATTGGCGCGAATGCCGACGCCATCGACAAGGCCGAGGATCGCCAGCTTTTCCGCGAGGCGATGAAGAAGATCGGCCTCGCGACGCCGAAATCGCGGCTTGCGCAAACCCTCCAGGAGGCCATCGACGCGCTCGAACACGTGCCGTTGCCCGCAATCATCCGCCCGTCCTTCACGCTTGGCGGCACCGGCGGCGGCATCGCTTACAACCGCGAAGAATATCTCCACATCTGCGAGCGCGGCTTGGAAGCCTCGCCCACGACGCAGATTCTCGTCGAGGAATCCGTCCTCGGCTGGAAGGAGTACGAGATGGAGGTTGTCCGCGACAAGAAGGACAACTGCATCATCATATGCTCCATCGAGAACGTGGACCCGATGGGCGTTCATACCGGCGATTCGATCACGGTTGCGCCCGCGCTGACGCTGACCGACCGCGAATATCAGATCATGCGCAACGCCTCCATTGCGGTTCTGCGCGAGATCGGCGTCGAAACCGGCGGCTCGAACGTGCAGTTCGCGGTGAACCCTGCGGACGGCAAGCTCGTCGTGATTGAGATGAACCCGCGCGTGTCGCGGTCGTCGGCGCTTGCGTCCAAGGCGACGGGCTTCCCCATCGCCAAGGTCGCCGCGAAGCTCGCCGTCGGCTACACGCTCGACGAACTCGACAACGACATCACCAAGGGCGCGACGCCCGCCTCCTTCGAGCCGACCATCGATTACGTCGTCACGAAGATTCCCCGGTTCGCGTTCGAGAAGTTCCCCGGCGCACCGACGACGCTCACGACGTCCATGAAGTCGGTCGGCGAGGCGATGGCCATCGGCCGCACCTTCCACGAAAGCCTGCAAAAGGCGCTTCGCTCCCTGGAAACGGGCCTCACCGGTCTTGACGATTACCTCCTCGAAGGGCTCGGCAAGGGCGACGACAAGAACGTCATCCGCGAGGCGCTCGGCACGCCGTCGCCCGACCGGCTCCTCAAGGTCGCGCAAGCACTGCGCATGGGCGTCGATCATGAGCAGATCCACGCACTGTGCCGGATCGATCCGTGGTTCATCGAACGGCTTCAGGAAATCGTGGACGTGGAAGCGAAGGTTCGCGAACACGGCCTGCCGCAAACCGAGCGCTCCTTCCGCGAACTGAAGGCCATGGGCTTCTCCGATGCGCGGCTTGCGGCGCTCTCGGGGCTCACGGAAGCTGAGGTCGCGGAGAAGCGCTGCGCGCTGAAGGTGTTCCCCGTTTACAAGCGCATCGACACCTGCGCGGCCGAATTCCCCTCGCCGACGCCGTACATGTACTCGACCTACGAGAGCCCGCTTGCAGGCCGCGAGATGTGCGAGGCGGCGCCGTCAGCCCGCGAGAAGATCATCATCCTCGGCAGCGGCCCGAACCGCATCGGGCAGGGCATCGAGTTCGACTATTGTTGTTGTCACGCGGCCTTCTCGCTGTCGAAGGCGGGCTACGAGACGATCATGGTCAACTGTAACCCGGAGACCGTCTCGACCGACTACGACACCTCCGACCGCCTCTATTTCGAGCCGCTGACACCGGAAGACGTGCTCGCGATCATCGAAAAGGAAGCCTCGAACGGCAAGCTCAAGGGCGTGATCGTGCAGTTCGGCGGCCAGACGCCGCTGAAGCTCGCGCAGACGCTCGCCGACCGCGGCGTGCCGATCCTCGGCACCTCGCCCGACGCCATCGACCTCGCCGAGGACCGCGACCGCTTCAAGGCGCTCGTGGAGAAGCTCAACCTGCGCCAGCCGCAGAACGGCATCGCCTATTCCATTGAGCAGGCGCTCGCGGCGAGCGAGGCAATCGGCTTCCCCATCGTGGTCAGGCCGTCCTACGTGCTCGGCGGGCGGGCCATGGCCATCATCCCGAACCAGGCGTCGCTCAAGGACTATTTCGACACGACGCTCGCGGCTTTCGTGCCACCGGACGTGCATCATCGCTTCGGGGGCAACCGACACGCGGAAGTGAACGCCGTGCTCGCGAAGAACGCGCTCCTGCTCGATTCCTATGTGCGCGATGCGACCGAAGTCGACGTCGACGCCATTTCGGATGGCACGGATGTGTTCATCGCGGGCGTGATGGAGCATATCGAGGAAGCGGGCGTGCATTCGGGCGACAGCGCCTGCTCGCTCCCGCCGCATTCGCTCTGCGAGAAGACGCTGCGCGAGCTTGAGCGCCAGACCGCCGACATCGCCCGCGCGCTGAACGTCGTCGGGCTCATGAACATCCAGTACGCGGTGAAGGACGGCGACGTTTACGTGCTGGAGGTTAACCCGCGCGCGAGCCGCACCGTGCCGTTCGTGGCGAAGGTGATCGGTTATCCGGTCGCGGCCATCGCGGCTCGCGTCATGGCGGGCGAGAAGCTCGCCGACATGAACCTCAAGCATCGCGCCAACGTGCAGCATGTGGGCGTGAAGGAAGCCGTGTTCCCGTTCGAGCGGTTCCCGGAGATCGATCCGGTCCTTGGGCCGGAGATGCGCTCCACGGGCGAAGTGATGGGCATCGACAAGACCTACGCCGTCGCCTTTGCCAAGGCGCAGCTCGCGAGCGGCAGCCGTCTGCCGACCGCCGGAACGCTGTTCGTGTCGGTCAAGGAATCGGACAAGCACCGCATCGTTCAACCCGTCCGCGACCTCGTGGAAATGGGCTTCAAGGTGCTCGCCACGCGCGGCACCGCACGCCACCTCGAAGCGCAAGGCATCCCTTGCACGCGCATCAACAAGGTGCTCGAAGGGCGGCCGAACATCGTGGACGCGATGAAGAACCGCGAAGTGGATCTCGTCTTCAACACGACGGAAGGAGCGAAGGCACTTGCCGACAGTTCCACGATCCGGCGTACCGCGTTGATGTACAAGATTCCTTACTACACGACGATCGCGGGCGCGCTCGCTGTGACGAAATCAGTTGCGGCAATGCGCGCTGGCATCCTTGAAGTTCAGCCTCTGCAGAAATATATCGCCTAA
- a CDS encoding YjhX family toxin, producing the protein MNISKYEQRTLHALAQGGYIRHVRNGKSIIFAECITRDGYRLVDCSLDVFNKLRRRGLIRSSAGGPYRISPLGLSAVRSQADNR; encoded by the coding sequence ATGAATATCTCGAAGTACGAGCAGCGGACGCTGCACGCCTTGGCACAAGGCGGATATATTCGTCATGTCCGAAACGGCAAATCCATAATCTTCGCCGAGTGCATCACCCGCGACGGGTATCGTCTTGTCGATTGCTCACTCGACGTCTTCAATAAACTGCGTCGTCGCGGCCTGATCCGGTCCTCGGCCGGTGGTCCCTATCGGATCTCCCCGTTAGGGCTGTCCGCCGTTCGCTCGCAAGCGGACAATCGTTAG
- a CDS encoding Lrp/AsnC family transcriptional regulator, producing MASVRTLDDSTIPTKLDATDWKILAELQRDGRITNVELAARVGLSAPPCLRRVRELERSGIIAGYHAVFNLPRLGFHLTAFAFVRLESQSEGDLSAFEARIRQWEIVREAFMLSGDTDFLLKCVAPDLVTFQNFIIRELTAAPNVSSVKTSFTIKTAKSEPGAAIE from the coding sequence ATGGCGTCGGTGCGAACACTGGATGACTCGACCATTCCAACGAAACTCGATGCGACCGATTGGAAGATCCTTGCCGAGTTGCAGCGGGACGGTCGCATAACCAATGTCGAACTGGCGGCTCGTGTCGGTCTTTCTGCACCGCCGTGTCTCAGGCGCGTGCGGGAGCTTGAACGCTCGGGCATCATCGCCGGTTATCATGCCGTTTTCAATCTTCCGCGCCTCGGCTTTCACCTGACCGCCTTCGCCTTCGTGCGCCTCGAAAGCCAGTCCGAGGGCGATCTGTCCGCCTTCGAGGCCCGCATTCGCCAATGGGAGATCGTGCGGGAAGCGTTCATGCTTTCGGGCGATACCGACTTCCTGCTGAAATGCGTCGCGCCCGATCTCGTGACCTTCCAGAACTTCATCATACGAGAACTGACCGCAGCGCCGAATGTGAGCTCCGTGAAGACCTCCTTCACGATCAAGACGGCGAAGAGTGAGCCCGGCGCCGCGATCGAATAG
- a CDS encoding phosphoadenylyl-sulfate reductase: protein MDRSSDQADLAKTLNEALAEAENLSSRLQAIENTIAGRVFFSTSLGLEDQVLLHAIAKAQSRIEVFTLDTGRQFPETYDVLSRSERVLGTRIRVVFPDAGDVEELVARDGVFGFRYSVEQRKACCHVRKVLPLQRALDGAAGWVTGVRREQSTTRGETPFAAFDAQQNLIKLNPIADWTLDRVEAYIAEHSVPVNALHAHGFPSIGCQPCTRAIEPGEDIRAGRWWWEDENRKECGLHNRPGGSRNL, encoded by the coding sequence TTGGATCGTTCTTCCGATCAGGCAGATCTTGCGAAAACATTGAACGAGGCGCTGGCGGAGGCGGAAAACCTGTCCTCACGTCTGCAAGCAATAGAAAATACAATTGCTGGCCGCGTTTTCTTTTCGACAAGTCTCGGGTTGGAGGATCAGGTTCTCCTGCACGCCATCGCCAAGGCGCAATCGCGGATCGAAGTCTTCACCCTCGACACGGGCAGGCAGTTTCCCGAGACCTACGACGTCCTTTCGCGCAGCGAACGCGTTCTCGGCACGCGGATCCGCGTCGTCTTCCCGGATGCGGGCGACGTCGAGGAACTTGTCGCGCGGGACGGCGTTTTCGGCTTCCGCTATTCGGTCGAGCAGCGGAAGGCGTGCTGCCACGTCCGCAAGGTTCTGCCCCTCCAGCGCGCGCTCGATGGCGCGGCCGGGTGGGTGACGGGCGTTCGCCGCGAGCAGTCCACGACGCGGGGCGAGACGCCTTTCGCGGCTTTCGATGCCCAGCAGAACCTCATCAAGCTCAATCCCATCGCTGATTGGACGCTCGATCGGGTGGAAGCCTACATCGCCGAACACAGCGTGCCGGTGAATGCTCTCCATGCGCACGGCTTCCCGTCCATCGGCTGTCAGCCCTGCACACGCGCCATCGAGCCGGGAGAAGATATCCGGGCGGGTCGCTGGTGGTGGGAAGACGAAAATCGCAAGGAATGCGGCCTGCATAACCGTCCCGGCGGTTCGAGAAATCTTTAA